The proteins below are encoded in one region of Microbispora sp. NBC_01189:
- the fabI gene encoding enoyl-ACP reductase FabI, with product MGLLDGKRLLVTGVLTDSSIAFNVARLAQEEGARVVLTGFGRLSLVERIAKRLPEPPPVIELDVQDTDHLDTLADRVGEHLDGLDGVVHSIGFAPQSCLGGNFLNTSWEDVATAFHVSTFSFKSLAVACLPLMKEGGAVVGLDFDATKAWPVYDWMGVAKAGLESCSRYLARDLARHGIRVNLVAAGPLRTMAAKSIPGFQEFEESWPERAPLGWDLTDTAPAAKACVALLSDWFPATTGEIVHVDGGVHAMGV from the coding sequence ATGGGTTTGCTGGACGGTAAGCGACTGCTGGTCACGGGAGTCCTCACCGACTCGTCGATCGCCTTCAACGTCGCCAGGCTGGCCCAGGAGGAGGGCGCGCGGGTCGTGCTGACCGGCTTCGGCCGCCTCAGCCTGGTCGAGCGCATCGCCAAGCGGCTGCCCGAGCCGCCGCCGGTGATCGAGCTCGACGTGCAGGACACCGACCACCTCGACACGCTCGCCGACCGCGTCGGCGAGCACCTCGACGGGCTGGACGGGGTCGTCCACTCCATCGGCTTCGCCCCGCAGTCCTGCCTGGGCGGCAACTTCCTCAACACCTCGTGGGAGGACGTCGCCACGGCGTTCCACGTCTCGACGTTCTCGTTCAAGTCGCTCGCCGTCGCCTGCCTGCCGCTGATGAAGGAGGGCGGCGCGGTCGTCGGCCTGGACTTCGACGCGACCAAGGCGTGGCCGGTCTACGACTGGATGGGCGTCGCCAAGGCCGGTCTGGAGTCGTGCTCCCGCTACCTGGCGCGCGACCTGGCCAGGCACGGCATCCGGGTCAACCTCGTCGCCGCCGGCCCGCTCCGCACGATGGCCGCCAAGAGCATCCCCGGGTTCCAGGAGTTCGAGGAATCCTGGCCGGAGCGCGCGCCGCTCGGCTGGGACCTGACCGACACCGCCCCCGCCGCCAAGGCGTGCGTCGCGCTGCTGTCCGACTGGTTCCCCGCCACCACCGGCGAGATCGTCCACGTCGACGGCGGCGTCCACGCGATGGGCGTCTGA
- a CDS encoding beta-ketoacyl-ACP reductase, whose protein sequence is MARSVLVTGGNRGIGLAIARELSAAGDAVAVTYRSGEPPEGLFGVRCDVTSVADVDAAFEKTEAEHGPVEVVVANAGITKDTLLPMMKEETFTDVIDTNLTGAYRVAKRAVRPMLRMRRGRVILISSVVGLSGSAGQTNYAASKAGLVGFGRSLARELGSRGITVNVVAPGFVETDMTAVLDEAQQEQIRKSIPLGRQAHAEEIARVVRFLASDDASYITGAVIPVDGGLGMGH, encoded by the coding sequence ATGGCTCGCTCTGTTCTCGTCACCGGTGGAAACCGCGGTATCGGCCTCGCGATCGCCCGTGAGCTCTCCGCCGCGGGAGACGCCGTCGCCGTCACCTACCGTTCCGGAGAGCCCCCGGAGGGCCTGTTCGGGGTCCGCTGCGACGTGACGAGTGTCGCCGACGTCGACGCCGCCTTCGAGAAGACCGAGGCCGAGCACGGCCCGGTCGAGGTGGTCGTCGCCAATGCCGGAATCACCAAGGACACCCTGCTGCCGATGATGAAGGAGGAGACCTTCACCGACGTCATCGACACGAACCTGACCGGCGCCTACCGCGTCGCCAAGCGGGCCGTGCGGCCCATGCTGCGGATGCGGCGCGGGCGCGTCATCCTGATCTCCTCCGTCGTCGGCCTGTCCGGTTCGGCCGGCCAGACGAACTACGCCGCCTCCAAGGCCGGGCTGGTCGGCTTCGGCCGCTCGCTCGCCCGCGAGCTCGGCTCGCGCGGCATCACGGTCAACGTCGTCGCGCCCGGGTTCGTGGAGACCGACATGACCGCGGTGCTCGACGAGGCGCAGCAGGAGCAGATCCGCAAGAGCATCCCGCTCGGACGGCAGGCGCACGCGGAGGAGATCGCGCGGGTCGTCAGGTTCCTGGCGAGCGACGACGCCTCCTACATCACCGGGGCGGTCATCCCCGTCGACGGCGGCCTCGGCATGGGCCACTGA